A single genomic interval of Helianthus annuus cultivar XRQ/B chromosome 13, HanXRQr2.0-SUNRISE, whole genome shotgun sequence harbors:
- the LOC110899807 gene encoding protein LURP-one-related 10 encodes MMAQPTYAPAPLFAPFSVIGPQFIAPQPIEVIVEKCPCRNLMITDMNHKILLKVKPYNKRFHCQRVLLDPNDNPIAKLRKKNLSMHSRWNVFRGESKESSDMLFTTNTKHMIHFKTNVSVMLANKMSNKDDCDLRIKGSLSKGNCTIYMGDSSTAIAQMHKLQTSKYANDKFTVTIQANIDYACVVALFAIVDAMENPDEEKGSTETAVGVVGAIGSILTS; translated from the exons ATGATGGCTCAACCTACTTATGCACCTGCACCTCTATTCGCTCCATTCTCTGTGATCGGTCCTCAGTTCATTGCACCACAACCAATTGAAGTTATAGTCGAGAAGTGTCCTTGTAGAAACCTCATGATCACTGATATGAACCATAAAATCTTGCTCAAAGTAAAACCATATAACAAAAGATTCCATTGTCAGCGCGTACTACTTGACCCTAACGACAATCCCATCGCAAAGCTCCGGAAAAAG AATTTGAGTATGCATAGTAGATGGAATGTATTTAGGGGTGAAAGTAAAGAGAGTTCAGACATGCTATTTACCACAAATACCAAACACATGATCCATTTCAAAACCAATGTTAGCGTGATGTTGGCGAACAAAATGAGCAACAAAGATGACTGTGATTTGAGGATCAAAGGGAGCTTGTCGAAGGGAAACTGCACTATTTATATGGGAGATTCTTCAACCGCTATAGCTCAA ATGCATAAACTACAAACGTCGAAGTATGCAAATGACAAATTCACTGTGACAATTCAAGCTAACATAGACTATGCATGTGTGGTCGCACTTTTTGCAATTGTTGATGCTATGGAAAACCCTGATGAGGAAAAAGGTTCCACTGAGACTGCTGTAGGTGTGGTTGGTGCTATTGGTTCAATTTTAACGTCCTAG